One window of Tepidanaerobacter acetatoxydans Re1 genomic DNA carries:
- a CDS encoding 4Fe-4S binding protein: MTPSDKNLSQCCSSKCISPDMNWKELTKAGNIYTPGNASAYETGDWRTIRPVWDEERCIHCLICWRYCPDASIISTGGKFDSFDYKHCKGCGICANVCPTHAIEMISEDEIEKQKEAKKDEE, translated from the coding sequence ATGACACCCAGTGATAAAAATTTGAGTCAGTGCTGTTCAAGTAAATGCATAAGTCCTGATATGAATTGGAAAGAACTAACAAAAGCAGGTAATATATACACACCGGGAAATGCCAGCGCATATGAAACCGGTGATTGGCGCACCATCAGGCCTGTTTGGGACGAGGAGCGCTGTATACATTGTCTAATTTGCTGGCGGTATTGCCCGGATGCTTCGATAATTTCTACCGGCGGGAAATTCGATTCTTTTGATTATAAACACTGCAAGGGTTGCGGAATTTGTGCCAATGTCTGCCCTACACATGCTATTGAAATGATTTCTGAAGACGAAATAGAAAAGCAGAAGGAGGCGAAAAAAGATGAAGAATAA